AAAAGATGCGAATCTGGTTTGACCTATCAAATTCACCGCACATTAATTTTTTTTATTCTCTGATTCGAGATCTGGAAAAAGATCATGAAATCATAATCACTTGCCGGCTGCTTGCTAATACGATTGATCTCTTGAAGCTTCACCATTTATCTTTTGAAGTGGTTGGCCGACATTACGGTGCCAACTTATTAAATAAAATTTTGGGTTATCCGGTACGGGTTGTTCAGCTTTATCAGTACTTACGCAGCCGGAAACCAGATGTGGCGATTTCACACAGTTCATTTCACTCTCCTGCGGTTTCCTGTCTTCTTGGATGTCGATCTATCTATTTGAACGATAATGAGCATGCAGTTGGTAATGTGCCGGCCTTTCTTGCTGCCGATACCATAATGATTCCTGAATTTCTAGATCGACAGCGCATCCACAAACAAGGGGCAAGTAATGTGAAAATTATACAGTACCCTGGCGTAAAAGAAGGGATTTATTTATGGAATCTGGCAGATCTTAGTAGGAGAGAATTTGCTAGAAATGAGAAAAATGAAAAAAAGGAAAAAGTTGTGTTTGTCCGGCCTGAGCCATGGACCGCGCAGTATTATAAAGGGGATCTGAATTTTATGGACTCTTTATTGCTTGGGTTGAAGGAACACGTCAAAGTTGTTCTTCTTCCCCGAGGCGAATCTCAGGCAGTACATTATAGAAGACCCGATTTTTCCCGCATTACCATCTTGGATAAACCGATGGGATTAGCGGAAGTTGTTCAGGATTGCAGCATGTTCATCGGTGCAGGTGGCACGATGACGCGCGAAATGGCTGTGCTGGGTATCCCGACCATTTCAGTTTATCAGGACGATTTGCTTGATGTTGACAAATATTTAATAAGTATCGATCAGATGATTCACCGGCCTGATCTTGATGCAGACTTCGCTCTTGAATATCTCAAAAACTGTGTGCAAAAACCGCCAAGCAAGGAGTTGCTGACCAAAGGGCAGCAGGCCTATGAAATGATAAAGTCCATTTTGCTGGGTAATAACGTATAAAAGGAGACTAGATTATATGATTAAAGCCGGTCTTGTTGGCTTGGGTAAAATGGGGATTTCCCATTGCTCAATTGTCAATACCCATCCTGAAGTTGATCTTGTGGCTGTTTGCGATACTTCGAAGTTTGTGTTGTCATGTATCGGTAAATACGCTGGTATTAAGTGTTTCAAAAATTACAAGAAAATGATCGATACGTGTAATCTGAATTGCGTAATTGTCGCTACTCCTACGAAATTTCATGCTGATATGGTGCGGTATGCATTAAAGCGTAATCTGCATATCTTTGTTGAAAAACCATTCTGTCTGCATATTGATGACGGCCAGGAAATGGTTGCAATTGCCGAGCGTAATAATTTGGTAAACCAGGTAGGGTATCATAATCGTTTTATCGGAACCTTTCAGAAGGTTAGGGACCTGGTCAGAGACAATACTATTGGTGAAGTCTATCATTTCCTCGGAGAGGCGTATGGTCCGGTAGTTCTGAAAGAAAAAGGGGGTACATGGCGCTCTGATATGGCTGAGGGGGGAGGATGCTTATATGATTATGCTTCCCATGTCATTAATTTGGTCCAGTTTATATTAGGAAATCCTGACAGCGTTTCCGGGAGTGTTCTGAAGAAGATTTATTCCAAAGGTGTTGATGACGCAGTTTATGCAACCCTTTTGTATAACAATGGCCTTAGCGGCCAGCTTTCGGTGAACTGGAGTGACGAGACCTATCGCAAAATGTCAACCCAGGTCACTATTCTTGGTAAGCGAGGTAAAATTATTGCGGATGCGCAGGAGTGCAAAATTTACCTTCGCGATGAGCAAGCAGGTGCCAAGCTGGAGAAGGGATGGAATCTGCGTTACGTCACCGACTTGTCGCAAGATGTATGGTTTTACCTTCGGGGTGAGGAATATTCCGCCCAGATCGATCACTTTATTCAGTGCATCAAGACAAACAACAGGGACAACATCAATTCATTTGCCGGTGCATTACAGACTGACAACATAGTCAATTTACTCAAGAATGACGCAATGGCGAGGGTTTGATCTTATGGATAGAGTGATTTTTGGAGACAACCAGTTTTTTGCGGTCAACCATATGTCTGATGAAAAATCCCGGGCTCAGGCCATGCGTTTTAAGGATACCAGGGCAGTCATGGACGTGCTGGACATTGTGTATGACTTGGGGATTCATACATTCATGTGCACAACCCATGATCGCATTGCAGAGGTGTGCGATTTTATTCGAGCAGATAAACAGCGTTACAAGGATTTCAAGATATACCCCTGTATGCCTTACGCTCATAAGTATGCAAACGCTGTAACCGAGCTGGGGATCATAGGTACCTTGAAACGTTTTATGCCTGGGAGCATACTCGGTACGGTAGCAAGGGGAGGTATGGCAGTAGCCAAACAGGACTTTATCAGCATGATGAAATTGTTGGTGGATGCAGAAATGACAATGTTCAAGGGGCTAGATATTGAAGTAATCTTTCTGCAGAATGTGGTCACTGACCTGTTGTTGGGTCTGGGGATGAAGGATTTCTTTGTTGCTTTTACAGAGCATGTCAAGGAAAAATATGGGGCGGAAGCAGGATTTATTACTATGAATATGCCGCTTCTTTTAGATAAGCTCGAAGAGTGTGGAATTGAGAATCCTATAATCAGCAGTTCTATAAACAAGATAGGTTTTAGAATGTCAGGCGGTAAACACCTCTATGAAACAGTAATTCAAGAGAGAAATTTTCGGCCGATAGCAATGCAGGTATTGGCGGCGGGATCTATCTCGCCTCACGAAGCAATAGAATATGTATGTGCTCAAAAACGAATCCAGTCCATATTATTTGGGGCATCGACAAGAGCACACATTAAACAAACAAAAGAACTGATTGAAAGTATGAGCTGGAAGGAAAACAGATCCTGAAACGGGGCAAGGAATTAAACTTAGGAACGGGAGATAAATAAGTTGAACAAAAATCAGACTTTTCCAGGCCAATTCGGGGCCATTTGAACGGGTTAGTTTCATGCCCGAGATTCGAAATTAAACTGATCCTTACCTCGACCTGTACGCCTCAGTTTCCCCACCAGGAAACTCGATTCAACCCAAGATCTTTGCGTTGCTTGAACATTGTGACAAGTTTTTTCTTAATGTCATGCCGATCACCATCTAAGTAGTGTCTGAACGAAAACTCCTTAACCTATTGTTTTAAATAATAATGATGGATTTTTGAAACGAAGATTTCAGAATATTGTCATTTTTGAGACGATACATCAAGGAATTACTTGACAAATCGCCAAAAATGGATCGGTCGCCAAAAATCTTCGTTTCAAAAAATGACAAAAAAACTTCTAATTGTGACTGTAACTTACTGAGATTATTAATCTCGATTTAAAAATCGGGGGTTTTCGTTCAGGCACTAAGTATGTTAACAGAAAATCTTCGGAGTCATCAAGGCTCAACCTATCTGTATACAATAAAAGTAGTCAATATGCCAAATATTTCCATCTATAAGTACATACATAAAGTATCCTATTAAAAGACAGTTATCAAGCGTTTTCTTGCAAAAACTCCCAAATTCATGTAAGCAGGATAATAGCACGACAGGTAAGTGATGTAAAGTGATGTAAAACCAATAGGTTAGTAGCGTTTAGCTGCCCATATAGTCTGTGTACTTAGTCTGTGTACTGATAAGAAGAATTGGCATCAAGTCTATGTACAGATATTTTCTCAGGCAGTTATCATAATATTTCTGAATATTGTAGTGATTCCGCTTGATTGTCAATCTATATGGGACGAGAGCACAGCCTAGTTAATAAAAAAAATGGCTCGGAACGACGGAATATCTGGGCTTGGAATTGGGCTGGAAAAGTCTGAAAATTAATAGGATTTTTTGTTGTATTCAAGGCGCGAGGAGCGAGCATAACGGGTTATGTGATCGACGAGCAACGAAGAAGACGGCAAAAAAGACATTAATTTGTTCAAGTTATTTATTGTACGTTCCTTAGCGTTCTTTGTTTACCCCGTAGCTCCGGAAGATGGTACTGGGGCGCCTTAGCGGTGAACAGTATTCAGACAAAAATCCTATATTGACTCGTAGCTGATGGCTTAATGTCCTCACCACTTCCAACCATTTTTCATCTTAGGGCTGAAAACCAGGTAACCGGCTCCTGCCATCTGTTAAGGGCCAATGGACTCAACATCATGGTGGACTGTGGAGCTGCACAGGGCAGGGTAAAGAGGGTCAGAAGTCAGATGTCAGCGGTCAGATGCTGGATCTGCGGCTATTTAAATATCTGAGAATGAGTGCCGATTCTCGTTAACCTGATAATGTCGTCTTCAACATAATATACAACCAGTACATCTCCACCAATATGAAATTCTTTAAAATCT
This is a stretch of genomic DNA from Candidatus Neomarinimicrobiota bacterium. It encodes these proteins:
- a CDS encoding type II toxin-antitoxin system mRNA interferase toxin, RelE/StbE family, translated to DFKEFHIGGDVLVVYYVEDDIIRLTRIGTHSQIFK
- a CDS encoding DUF354 domain-containing protein, giving the protein KMRIWFDLSNSPHINFFYSLIRDLEKDHEIIITCRLLANTIDLLKLHHLSFEVVGRHYGANLLNKILGYPVRVVQLYQYLRSRKPDVAISHSSFHSPAVSCLLGCRSIYLNDNEHAVGNVPAFLAADTIMIPEFLDRQRIHKQGASNVKIIQYPGVKEGIYLWNLADLSRREFARNEKNEKKEKVVFVRPEPWTAQYYKGDLNFMDSLLLGLKEHVKVVLLPRGESQAVHYRRPDFSRITILDKPMGLAEVVQDCSMFIGAGGTMTREMAVLGIPTISVYQDDLLDVDKYLISIDQMIHRPDLDADFALEYLKNCVQKPPSKELLTKGQQAYEMIKSILLGNNV
- a CDS encoding Gfo/Idh/MocA family oxidoreductase codes for the protein MIKAGLVGLGKMGISHCSIVNTHPEVDLVAVCDTSKFVLSCIGKYAGIKCFKNYKKMIDTCNLNCVIVATPTKFHADMVRYALKRNLHIFVEKPFCLHIDDGQEMVAIAERNNLVNQVGYHNRFIGTFQKVRDLVRDNTIGEVYHFLGEAYGPVVLKEKGGTWRSDMAEGGGCLYDYASHVINLVQFILGNPDSVSGSVLKKIYSKGVDDAVYATLLYNNGLSGQLSVNWSDETYRKMSTQVTILGKRGKIIADAQECKIYLRDEQAGAKLEKGWNLRYVTDLSQDVWFYLRGEEYSAQIDHFIQCIKTNNRDNINSFAGALQTDNIVNLLKNDAMARV